The proteins below are encoded in one region of Candidatus Eremiobacterota bacterium:
- a CDS encoding PQQ-binding-like beta-propeller repeat protein — protein sequence MLPARFTITHVRAGDDAIVVGGDSEIRVLDAASGRLRWRRDGAVGGILVGRDVVYGTAGGALVSRRSSDGRLNWKRDGACPAPPEYAKNLSSPTIVVRYGDDLIAGCWGGDMVRISAASGSVRARSRSAFAVTKVDSIRPLGRCALAVAGTTDGAHLVSQSAIVDCKQLRAIVPQGSDLSVLGAIGNTAVLDDLCCNGRPDVYQPATIILANLATGKESPAVDLRPEPDRYPANHRPLGQGSAAMLDGNELYLVVDRTVYRYGDPRSLLSSPQRIPGELVDFPVLLRHGLLALRVQVAGGAVEDQVVRIRNGAIEALWRRPETGAVVIGYDASEMPDVVRFDTMNGPNMTQTLVRTTDGGELQVPCAPAAVARGLVVSICNTQTLVGNRYLQYVAAYRWPEPQRPQSTAAARTPSG from the coding sequence GTGCTCCCGGCCCGATTCACGATAACGCACGTGCGCGCGGGCGACGACGCGATCGTGGTCGGCGGCGACTCGGAGATCCGGGTGTTGGACGCCGCCTCGGGACGGCTTCGATGGCGGCGCGACGGCGCCGTGGGTGGTATCCTCGTCGGCCGGGACGTGGTCTACGGCACCGCCGGTGGTGCGCTCGTTTCTCGCCGATCGAGCGACGGACGCCTGAATTGGAAACGGGACGGCGCTTGTCCCGCACCTCCGGAGTACGCGAAAAATCTCTCGAGCCCGACGATCGTCGTACGCTACGGTGACGATTTGATTGCCGGCTGCTGGGGAGGCGACATGGTGCGGATCTCCGCCGCATCGGGCAGCGTTCGCGCGCGTTCCCGCAGTGCGTTCGCGGTCACCAAGGTCGATTCAATTCGGCCGCTCGGCCGGTGCGCGCTCGCCGTGGCGGGAACAACGGACGGGGCGCACCTGGTCTCGCAGTCCGCGATTGTCGACTGCAAGCAGCTGCGCGCGATCGTACCTCAGGGAAGTGATCTCTCGGTTCTCGGTGCGATCGGGAACACGGCCGTGCTCGACGACCTGTGTTGCAACGGGCGGCCCGACGTCTATCAGCCGGCGACGATCATTCTCGCGAACCTCGCGACCGGCAAGGAATCGCCGGCGGTCGACTTGAGGCCCGAGCCCGATCGCTATCCTGCGAATCACCGCCCGCTCGGTCAAGGTTCGGCAGCCATGCTCGACGGAAACGAGCTGTATCTGGTCGTCGACCGAACCGTGTACCGATACGGCGATCCGCGCTCACTGTTGAGCAGCCCGCAGCGCATCCCGGGCGAGCTCGTCGACTTTCCCGTTTTGCTGCGGCACGGACTTCTGGCGCTGCGCGTGCAAGTCGCCGGCGGAGCCGTCGAAGATCAAGTCGTCCGAATCCGCAACGGAGCGATTGAAGCGTTGTGGAGAAGACCGGAAACGGGGGCGGTGGTGATCGGGTACGATGCGAGCGAGATGCCGGACGTGGTCCGGTTCGACACGATGAACGGACCGAACATGACGCAAACCCTCGTCCGAACGACCGACGGCGGCGAACTTCAGGTGCCGTGTGCTCCTGCGGCCGTCGCCAGAGGCCTCGTCGTGTCGATCTGCAACACGCAGACGCTCGTCGGCAACCGCTACCTGCAATACGTTGCCGCCTATCGCTGGCCCGAACCCCAGCGGCCGCAGTCTACCGCTGCGGCGCGGACGCCGTCCGGCTAA
- a CDS encoding efflux RND transporter permease subunit, whose product MMACAIVVLGIFAIPRLPIALLPSFQPPVVSVTVNYGNVAPETMESTVTRPLENAVSRVSGIDYLQSNSFTGQSTIRATFKYGTNINVAATDIQQQVARAATSLPNDPLLQQPVIQKADPNALPVVRLSVTDTSRPLRDLYDLFNNQLADEFAGVGGVGSVSVFGGEQRAIMVEPDEAALAGYGLDTNTIVSKIKNENVDAPAGVLAIGPNEYVIRANALYKNADEIANTVLTVKNGAPIYIRDVATVTDGVQEVRSFSRLDGTPSISLSITAQPDANVIAVSDGVYAKIADFQKRYPTMHFGVVFDQQGFIRQAVDALVHTAIYGAVLAVLIILLFLHSLRSTLIVAVSLPISVMGTFFASYMLGQSLNIMTLGGLALAVGLIVDDAVVVIENIYRHLHEGESPREAARNATAQIFMAVLASTITVVTVFVPLLLIPGLQGLIFGPFALVIIVGVGISLLVATTTVPMLSSFMLDRESAHVAEGAVSHGNAYQRFSAGFDRAYARLEGGYKRLLGNAIDRPALVLGIGVVLLIFALGAVKLGVVKTETFPASSSRFIRLNVRTPNGTAVAQTNIVSQKVEQALLADPRVQDVSVSVGTAFGGGSTRIVTNQASMAVALKPGLRGAAADDFVTEWQRRLGGVVRRAGASQQQTTPQNNLTPEQRARFRDLRKALVGTQAFLSSIDIVQQTVSQGSDAIEVQLYGPDINQLYKMAQRDLIPQIAQVKGIVRPDTNITPSQPEVDVAVNRRVAAQLGVTTGDISNIISTATSGTIASYWQTNGTQYPIMVQLPPAERRTYASLSDLLINPSSSGGASTAASTGPTFVPGQSTGSSSSSASSGPTETGSGSSSVSLNAVPLGAVATLAISQGPSQIPRQNKARYVSITAPVIGATLGEVLDEVTTIMNSYTLPSGYRWQYGPAVTQNTNQFQALTLVVILAIALIYMLLASQFESFLDPLVIMCAVPFAVIGIIGGLWITHRAFGLTAFIGSLMLVGIAVKNAILVVEFTKQLRRDEGLDPREALMHAGPMRLRPILMTTLATLGGMLPIAIGIESGSETQAPLGTVVIGGLVTSTMLSLVLVPTIYLWVARHIEPRFAPKPPSFRRRPPQAPEPEREVAPAPATT is encoded by the coding sequence ATGATGGCGTGCGCCATCGTCGTCCTGGGGATCTTCGCGATCCCGCGGCTCCCGATCGCCCTGCTTCCCAGCTTCCAGCCGCCCGTCGTCTCGGTGACGGTGAACTACGGTAACGTCGCGCCGGAGACGATGGAGTCGACCGTCACGCGGCCGCTCGAGAACGCGGTCAGCCGCGTCTCCGGGATCGACTACCTGCAGTCGAACTCGTTCACCGGCCAGAGCACGATCCGCGCGACCTTCAAGTACGGCACGAACATCAACGTCGCCGCGACCGACATCCAGCAGCAGGTCGCGCGCGCGGCGACCTCGCTCCCGAACGACCCGCTGCTGCAGCAGCCGGTCATCCAAAAAGCCGACCCCAACGCGCTCCCCGTCGTGCGCCTCTCGGTCACCGACACCAGCCGCCCGCTGCGCGACCTGTACGACCTCTTCAACAACCAGCTGGCCGACGAGTTCGCCGGCGTCGGCGGCGTCGGCTCGGTGAGCGTCTTCGGCGGCGAGCAGCGCGCGATCATGGTCGAACCGGACGAGGCCGCGCTCGCCGGCTACGGGCTCGACACCAACACGATCGTCAGCAAGATCAAGAACGAGAACGTCGACGCGCCGGCCGGCGTGCTCGCGATCGGCCCGAACGAGTATGTGATCAGGGCGAACGCGCTCTACAAGAACGCCGACGAGATCGCCAACACCGTGCTGACCGTCAAGAACGGCGCGCCGATCTACATCCGCGACGTCGCCACCGTCACCGACGGCGTCCAGGAAGTCCGCAGCTTCTCGCGGCTCGACGGAACGCCCTCGATCTCGCTCTCGATCACCGCGCAGCCGGATGCGAACGTCATCGCCGTCTCGGACGGCGTCTACGCGAAGATTGCCGACTTCCAGAAGCGCTACCCGACGATGCACTTCGGCGTCGTCTTCGACCAGCAGGGCTTCATCCGCCAGGCGGTCGACGCGCTGGTCCACACCGCGATCTATGGCGCGGTGCTGGCCGTCCTGATCATCCTGCTCTTCCTACACTCGCTGCGCTCGACGCTGATCGTCGCGGTCTCGCTCCCGATCTCGGTGATGGGAACGTTCTTCGCCTCCTACATGCTGGGCCAGTCGCTCAACATCATGACCTTGGGCGGTCTCGCGCTCGCGGTCGGGTTGATCGTCGACGACGCCGTCGTCGTCATCGAGAACATCTACCGGCACCTCCACGAAGGCGAGTCGCCGCGCGAAGCGGCGCGCAACGCGACCGCGCAGATTTTCATGGCGGTCCTCGCCTCGACGATCACCGTCGTCACCGTGTTCGTCCCGCTGCTGCTGATCCCGGGGCTCCAAGGGCTGATCTTCGGGCCCTTCGCGCTGGTGATCATCGTCGGCGTCGGCATCTCGCTGCTCGTCGCGACCACCACGGTGCCGATGCTCTCGAGCTTCATGCTCGACCGCGAGAGCGCGCACGTCGCCGAAGGCGCGGTCAGCCACGGCAACGCCTACCAGCGCTTCAGCGCCGGGTTCGACCGCGCGTACGCGCGACTCGAAGGCGGCTACAAACGCCTGCTCGGCAACGCGATCGACCGGCCCGCGCTGGTGCTCGGAATCGGCGTCGTGCTGCTGATCTTCGCGCTCGGCGCGGTGAAGCTCGGCGTGGTGAAGACCGAGACGTTCCCCGCCTCGTCCTCGCGCTTCATTCGGCTCAACGTGCGCACGCCGAACGGCACTGCGGTCGCGCAGACCAACATCGTCTCGCAGAAGGTCGAGCAGGCACTGCTCGCCGACCCGCGCGTGCAGGACGTCTCGGTCTCCGTCGGCACGGCGTTCGGCGGCGGCAGCACCCGCATCGTCACCAACCAAGCCTCGATGGCGGTCGCGCTCAAGCCAGGTCTGCGTGGCGCCGCGGCCGACGACTTCGTGACCGAATGGCAGCGCCGGCTCGGCGGGGTCGTGCGGCGCGCCGGCGCCTCGCAGCAGCAGACGACGCCGCAGAACAATCTCACCCCCGAGCAGCGCGCGCGGTTCCGGGATCTGCGCAAGGCGCTGGTCGGAACGCAGGCGTTCCTGAGCAGCATCGACATCGTGCAGCAAACGGTGAGCCAGGGCTCGGACGCGATCGAGGTTCAGCTCTACGGTCCCGACATCAACCAGCTCTACAAGATGGCGCAGCGCGACTTGATCCCGCAGATCGCGCAGGTCAAAGGGATCGTGCGCCCCGACACCAACATCACGCCCTCGCAGCCGGAGGTCGACGTCGCCGTGAACCGGCGCGTCGCCGCGCAGCTCGGCGTGACGACCGGCGACATCTCGAACATCATCTCGACCGCGACGAGCGGCACGATCGCATCGTACTGGCAGACCAACGGCACGCAGTACCCAATCATGGTGCAGCTCCCGCCGGCGGAGCGCCGCACCTACGCGTCGCTGAGCGATTTGCTGATCAACCCAAGCTCTTCCGGAGGGGCCTCGACGGCCGCGAGCACCGGGCCAACGTTCGTGCCGGGCCAGAGCACGGGCAGCTCATCCTCGTCGGCGAGTTCCGGCCCGACGGAGACGGGCAGCGGGTCGTCGTCGGTCTCGCTCAACGCCGTTCCGCTCGGGGCGGTCGCGACGCTGGCGATCAGTCAAGGACCCTCGCAGATCCCGCGTCAGAACAAGGCGCGCTACGTCAGCATCACCGCGCCGGTCATCGGCGCGACCCTCGGCGAGGTGCTCGACGAAGTCACCACCATCATGAACTCGTACACGTTGCCGTCGGGTTACCGCTGGCAATACGGCCCTGCCGTCACGCAGAACACGAACCAGTTCCAGGCGCTCACACTGGTCGTGATCCTGGCAATCGCGCTGATCTACATGTTGCTCGCCTCGCAGTTCGAGTCGTTCCTCGACCCGCTGGTGATCATGTGCGCGGTGCCGTTCGCGGTGATCGGGATCATCGGCGGGCTGTGGATCACGCACCGCGCCTTCGGGCTCACCGCGTTCATCGGCTCGTTGATGCTGGTCGGCATCGCGGTGAAGAACGCGATTCTGGTCGTGGAGTTCACCAAGCAGCTGCGGCGCGACGAAGGGCTCGACCCGCGCGAAGCGCTCATGCACGCGGGACCGATGCGCCTGCGCCCGATCCTGATGACGACGCTCGCCACGCTCGGCGGGATGCTCCCGATCGCGATCGGCATCGAATCGGGCTCGGAGACGCAGGCCCCGCTCGGCACCGTCGTCATCGGCGGGCTCGTCACCTCGACGATGCTATCGCTAGTGCTGGTGCCGACGATCTACCTGTGGGTCGCGCGCCACATCGAGCCGCGCTTCGCGCCGAAGCCGCCCTCCTTCCGCCGCCGCCCGCCGCAAGCGCCGGAGCCGGAACGCGAGGTCGCGCCCGCCCCGGCAACCACGTAA
- a CDS encoding response regulator transcription factor — protein MARLRTVIVDDEALARERIRTLLAGWDDIDLVAECASGREAVAAVRKLRPALLFLDIQMPELDGFGVLQALPAPYRPEAIVFVTAHDRFAVHAFDVNAIDYLLKPYTAERFNAALERARARLGDRTRRAEIDKLLESVAARTAVPERLTIRSRNGVQFVPVHDVDWLEADRNYTVLHLGTQALRIRETISELEDRLGAAGFVRVHRSVIVNADRIFRLEPWAHGEYVIVLRNGTKVISGRGYGERVRSLFA, from the coding sequence GTGGCGCGCTTGCGCACGGTGATCGTCGACGACGAGGCGCTGGCGCGCGAGCGAATTCGCACGCTGCTCGCGGGCTGGGACGACATCGACCTCGTCGCCGAGTGCGCAAGCGGGCGCGAAGCCGTCGCGGCGGTGCGCAAGCTGCGGCCGGCGCTTCTGTTTCTGGACATTCAGATGCCGGAGCTCGACGGCTTCGGCGTGCTGCAGGCGCTCCCGGCACCGTATCGGCCCGAAGCGATCGTGTTCGTCACCGCGCACGACCGCTTCGCGGTGCACGCCTTCGACGTCAACGCGATCGATTATTTGCTCAAGCCGTACACCGCGGAGCGCTTCAACGCCGCGCTCGAGCGCGCGCGTGCGCGGCTGGGCGACCGGACCCGGCGCGCCGAGATCGACAAGCTGCTGGAAAGCGTCGCCGCGCGGACGGCCGTTCCCGAACGGCTGACGATTCGCTCGCGAAACGGGGTGCAGTTCGTCCCCGTCCACGACGTCGACTGGCTCGAAGCCGACCGCAACTACACCGTGCTCCACCTCGGCACGCAGGCGCTCCGCATCCGCGAGACGATCTCGGAACTCGAAGACCGGCTCGGCGCGGCGGGATTCGTCCGCGTGCACCGCTCCGTCATCGTCAACGCCGACCGCATCTTCCGCCTGGAGCCCTGGGCCCACGGCGAGTACGTGATCGTTCTCCGCAACGGCACCAAAGTAATCTCCGGCCGCGGCTACGGCGAACGCGTCCGCAGTCTCTTCGCGTAG
- a CDS encoding CHAP domain-containing protein, whose protein sequence is MRNKSRNPALAHSDRGNVWRPRDTMTSRYRWRLQVNVFTVLALALMLGAVSVGCAGGGSRTLPPAGMTTQNGSTGRSLHSDPTPLPSPTWWAGNCDVGHNSGSYPLGGAVQGVPACGPGPNMGGSDYEVHFYSGAWGEFEWECVELSMRYMYLAYHIAPYPANGWNIADNYTGSLLVKVANNGLGPLPAPGDILSYGNGSAAQHGGHTAVVSSVTFDALGRESSITVVEQNNSAGGVSTLTVIAGIVTGGPYHVRNWLHYPGGPVPTPTPSPTPTPTPTPVITEFSIPTGGSNPIGIASGPDGALWFAESNASKIGRMPTSGTGTSEYPIPTSGSSPYFIAAGSDGALWFTEYGGNKIGRIPTNASPGSGAQITEYAIPTSYSEPMGITKGPDGAMWFVEYYGNKVGRIATDDTVTEFPIPTAASNPYGIAAGSDGALWFTEAAGNQIGRIPANATPGSSAQIQEFPIPSGGKAPYGITAGSDGALWYTMVASSMLGRITTTGTSSMYYVYTSQSYPYAITSGADGALWFTEQNGNKIGRSATDGTISETAIPTSGSYPNGITSGPDGAIWFAEGSANKIGRIK, encoded by the coding sequence ATGCGCAACAAATCGAGAAATCCCGCACTCGCACACTCTGATCGTGGCAATGTTTGGCGTCCGCGCGACACAATGACGTCGCGCTATCGCTGGCGCCTTCAGGTCAATGTATTCACCGTCTTGGCTCTCGCCTTGATGCTGGGGGCGGTTTCAGTCGGCTGTGCCGGAGGCGGATCGAGGACGCTTCCACCGGCCGGAATGACGACGCAGAATGGCTCAACCGGGCGATCACTACATTCGGATCCCACACCGCTTCCTTCACCGACGTGGTGGGCCGGAAACTGCGATGTCGGCCACAACAGCGGCTCCTATCCCCTTGGCGGCGCAGTCCAGGGAGTGCCCGCTTGCGGACCCGGTCCCAATATGGGTGGCTCAGATTACGAAGTGCATTTCTATTCCGGCGCGTGGGGCGAGTTCGAGTGGGAGTGCGTCGAGTTGAGCATGCGATACATGTACCTCGCATACCACATCGCGCCGTATCCCGCAAATGGATGGAATATTGCCGACAACTACACCGGCTCGCTTCTGGTCAAAGTCGCGAACAACGGGTTGGGACCTCTACCTGCGCCGGGTGATATCCTAAGTTATGGCAACGGTTCAGCCGCACAACATGGAGGTCATACCGCTGTCGTTTCATCGGTTACCTTCGACGCGCTCGGCCGTGAGAGCTCCATTACAGTTGTTGAACAGAATAACAGCGCAGGCGGCGTCAGCACTCTGACCGTCATCGCCGGTATCGTGACCGGTGGTCCGTACCATGTGCGGAACTGGCTGCACTATCCTGGCGGACCTGTCCCGACGCCGACTCCTTCCCCAACGCCCACGCCTACGCCAACACCCGTGATTACGGAGTTTTCGATTCCCACGGGTGGAAGCAACCCCATCGGCATCGCCTCTGGACCGGATGGTGCCTTGTGGTTCGCTGAGTCGAATGCCAGCAAGATAGGTCGAATGCCGACGAGTGGTACGGGAACGAGCGAGTATCCGATTCCGACCAGCGGAAGCAGCCCATACTTCATCGCGGCCGGTTCCGACGGTGCGCTATGGTTCACGGAGTATGGCGGGAACAAAATTGGACGCATTCCGACCAACGCAAGTCCAGGTAGTGGTGCGCAGATTACCGAGTACGCGATCCCGACGAGCTACAGCGAACCTATGGGAATCACCAAAGGGCCCGACGGCGCAATGTGGTTCGTGGAGTACTACGGAAACAAGGTCGGGCGCATCGCGACCGACGACACTGTCACCGAGTTCCCGATTCCTACGGCGGCGAGCAACCCGTACGGCATCGCTGCGGGCTCCGACGGTGCGCTGTGGTTCACAGAAGCCGCTGGCAACCAAATTGGCCGGATCCCGGCCAACGCGACTCCAGGCAGCAGCGCTCAGATCCAGGAGTTTCCGATTCCGTCAGGCGGCAAGGCGCCGTACGGCATCACCGCGGGTTCCGACGGAGCCTTGTGGTATACCATGGTTGCTTCGAGCATGCTCGGTCGCATAACAACGACTGGTACGTCGAGCATGTACTACGTCTACACTTCACAGAGTTACCCGTACGCGATTACTTCGGGCGCGGACGGAGCGCTTTGGTTCACGGAACAGAACGGAAACAAGATTGGGCGAAGCGCTACCGACGGGACTATCTCCGAGACCGCAATACCAACAAGCGGGAGCTATCCGAATGGCATCACCTCAGGACCGGACGGTGCGATTTGGTTCGCCGAAGGCTCGGCGAACAAGATTGGTCGAATAAAGTAA
- the rpsF gene encoding 30S ribosomal protein S6, which translates to MAVTTTDYEVTYILRPSLEETEVDERSNAIAEELKTRGGEVVGELEKLGKRRLAYEIDDVREGYYVVMHFKSGAEEAKELERRLRLNENVLRHIVIRKDD; encoded by the coding sequence ATGGCTGTCACGACCACCGACTACGAAGTCACCTATATTCTGCGCCCGAGCCTCGAAGAGACCGAGGTCGACGAGCGGTCGAACGCGATCGCCGAGGAGCTGAAGACCCGCGGCGGCGAGGTCGTCGGCGAGCTGGAGAAGCTGGGCAAGCGCCGTCTCGCCTACGAGATCGACGACGTCCGCGAGGGTTATTACGTCGTCATGCACTTCAAGAGCGGGGCCGAGGAGGCCAAGGAGCTCGAGCGCCGGCTGCGGCTGAACGAGAACGTCCTGCGCCACATCGTCATCCGCAAGGACGACTGA
- a CDS encoding hemerythrin domain-containing protein, translating to MDITQLILDDHHEQRRLFAVLEQVGRTDTKALSAIWSRLAAFLEVHAAAEEELFYPQLLKVGKGTGGGETPEAETKDAIGDHNDIRDAVTEAARYDAGSDKWWAAVAAANKANGDHMAEEEREGLTDFRRNASLQLRHDIAVAFATYEAVHFAGVKPVDKDPDEYIAEHQ from the coding sequence ATGGACATCACCCAGTTGATCCTCGATGATCACCACGAACAGCGGCGGCTTTTCGCCGTGCTCGAGCAGGTTGGCCGCACCGACACGAAAGCGCTTTCCGCGATCTGGTCGAGGCTGGCAGCGTTCCTCGAAGTGCACGCGGCCGCTGAGGAAGAGCTCTTCTACCCGCAACTGCTCAAAGTCGGGAAGGGAACCGGAGGCGGCGAGACGCCGGAAGCCGAGACGAAGGACGCGATCGGCGACCACAACGACATTCGCGACGCGGTCACCGAGGCTGCGCGGTACGACGCCGGCAGCGACAAGTGGTGGGCCGCGGTCGCCGCTGCAAACAAGGCGAACGGCGACCACATGGCCGAGGAGGAGCGCGAAGGCCTCACCGACTTCCGCCGCAATGCCAGCCTTCAGCTGCGCCACGACATCGCCGTCGCGTTCGCGACTTACGAAGCAGTCCACTTCGCCGGCGTCAAACCGGTCGACAAAGACCCCGACGAGTACATCGCCGAACACCAATGA
- a CDS encoding histidine kinase → MRTRTAIWRDILLYTAVWTALGLFSFADWLASNSTRPVHRPWPPMFGSIMLDYYTTGLATPVYVWLVRRVPIVAPRIGRTILLYLLVMAVCVFLKWSIDVPLQNALFHENHSFWIVLIADSSGAVLSLVIFVVLLIALEWYRTARQAEVRASTLAAQLSSAQLDALRSQLDPHFLFNTLNGISALMHRDVQAADTMLTRLSDMLRATLESSSAQEVALRTELETTRLYLDIMDARFGDRLSWSFDVGEPLLDERVPSFLLQPLVENVVRHGVHESSRRTTIRVGAEASGDALVLRIADDGRGLPADAEVTEGIGLRNTRRRLAELYGAAGRLDVTNRDGGGTEVVVTIPRRVGLVAT, encoded by the coding sequence ATGCGGACGCGAACCGCCATCTGGCGCGACATCCTGCTCTACACCGCCGTCTGGACGGCACTCGGTTTGTTTTCGTTCGCCGACTGGCTGGCGAGCAACTCGACGCGACCCGTCCACCGCCCGTGGCCGCCGATGTTCGGCTCGATCATGCTCGACTACTACACGACGGGACTCGCGACGCCGGTGTACGTCTGGCTGGTGCGGCGCGTTCCGATCGTCGCGCCGCGCATCGGCCGCACCATTCTGCTCTACCTGCTCGTCATGGCCGTGTGCGTCTTCCTGAAGTGGTCGATCGACGTTCCGCTGCAGAACGCGCTCTTCCACGAGAACCACTCGTTCTGGATCGTGCTGATCGCCGATTCGTCCGGCGCCGTCCTCTCGCTGGTGATCTTTGTCGTCCTGCTGATCGCGCTCGAATGGTACCGCACCGCCCGCCAGGCGGAGGTCCGCGCCTCGACACTGGCGGCGCAGCTCTCCTCCGCGCAGCTCGACGCGCTGCGCTCGCAGCTCGACCCGCACTTTCTGTTTAACACGCTGAACGGCATCTCGGCGCTGATGCACCGTGACGTGCAGGCCGCCGACACGATGCTGACCCGGCTCAGCGACATGCTGCGCGCCACGCTGGAATCGTCGTCGGCGCAGGAGGTGGCGCTCCGAACGGAGCTCGAGACGACGCGGCTCTACCTGGACATCATGGACGCGCGGTTCGGCGACCGATTGTCGTGGAGCTTCGACGTCGGCGAGCCGCTGCTCGACGAACGCGTGCCGAGCTTTCTCCTGCAGCCGCTGGTTGAGAACGTCGTGCGCCACGGCGTGCACGAGTCGAGCCGGCGCACGACGATTCGCGTCGGCGCCGAAGCCTCCGGCGACGCGCTCGTGCTGCGCATCGCCGATGACGGGCGCGGGCTGCCGGCCGATGCCGAGGTCACCGAGGGCATCGGTTTGCGAAACACGCGCCGGCGGCTCGCGGAACTGTACGGCGCGGCGGGACGGCTCGACGTGACGAATCGCGACGGCGGCGGAACGGAGGTCGTCGTGACGATCCCGCGCCGGGTCGGACTGGTCGCGACCTGA
- a CDS encoding NIPSNAP family protein, with protein sequence MITCCIRYTLDPHAIGAFEEYARRWPPIIERCGGGLLGYFLPKEGANNVALALIEFDSLAAYEIYRRRLLEDPDAQANVKHARETRCILVEDRSFLRRG encoded by the coding sequence ATGATCACCTGCTGCATTCGCTACACGCTGGACCCGCATGCCATCGGCGCATTCGAAGAATACGCGCGGCGCTGGCCGCCGATCATCGAGCGCTGCGGCGGCGGACTGCTCGGATACTTCTTGCCGAAAGAGGGCGCCAACAACGTCGCGCTCGCGCTCATCGAATTCGACAGCCTCGCCGCCTACGAGATCTATCGCCGGCGCCTCCTCGAAGACCCCGACGCGCAAGCGAACGTCAAGCACGCGCGAGAAACGCGCTGCATCTTGGTCGAGGACCGGTCGTTCCTCAGACGCGGGTGA